Below is a genomic region from Spirosoma radiotolerans.
TCGTAGTCCGTTATGTCCGTATTCGGCACAATTTTCCACCACTCGGCCAAGCCCATCAGAAAGTACGGCATTGGATGCTTGGGATAACGCACCCGCAGCCACCTGAACTCTTTGTCTGCTTCGTAAAATTTATAGTTATACATCAGATTGATGGCCTCCGCCGACTCAATCTGAACCCCGGGATGTTTCAGCAGCCCATCGTATTTTTTATCAAACGCCGACGGGTCGTAGAGCTGGGCATGCACTAAAGAGGCCATACCGAGTAGCCATACCGTCAACAATATCTTATTCATTCGTTCAGTTTAGCGTTAGTAGTATATGAACGCAATCTGCTGTCAGTCCGTTTGCCTACGCTTATTTTTCGGCAAATTTTTGTCCGCTAACCTGGCATCAGCGTATCTTTGACGAGCCAAGACGCCGATATGATAACGATCAAAGACAAAACATTTGTCCCGTTTATTCCCGCCGATGCCATTCAGGACCGCATTCAGGAATTAGCCAAGCAAATCAATCAGGAGTATGCCGATAAACAACCACTCATTGTGGTCGTTCTCAACGGTGCTTTTCTTTTCGCAGCCGACCTGGTTAAACACCTGACGATTCCCTGCGAAATCACCTTCATTCGGGTAGCCTCTTATCAGGCCACTGAATCCAGCGGTCAGGTCAAAGAGATTTTGGGATTGAGTGAATCCCTTGAAGGCCGTGATCTGATTGTTGTCGAA
It encodes:
- the hpt gene encoding hypoxanthine phosphoribosyltransferase, whose product is MITIKDKTFVPFIPADAIQDRIQELAKQINQEYADKQPLIVVVLNGAFLFAADLVKHLTIPCEITFIRVASYQATESSGQVKEILGLSESLEGRDLIVVEDIVDTGLTLRQVCAQLREKAPASLSIATLLFKPTALKEALDLRYVGFEIENRFVLGYGLDYDGLGRNTQDVFVLSEE